From the genome of Spinacia oleracea cultivar Varoflay chromosome 2, BTI_SOV_V1, whole genome shotgun sequence, one region includes:
- the LOC110801403 gene encoding purple acid phosphatase 2 isoform X2 yields the protein MFVKWVYANQAILLLIVGVFIVLNGSEFCEGGQTSKFSRKSNDLSLDMPLDCDVFQVPPGYNAPQQVHITQGDHIGKAVIVSWTTEDEPGSNIVCYWPENSTEKKSSEGVVLTYNYVNYTSGYIHHCTISGLEFDTKYYYEVGSGNSSRQFWFLTPPESGPDVPYTFGLIGDLGQTHDSNRTLTHYELNPTKGKALVFVGDLSYADNYPYNDNARWDTWARFVERNAAYQPWIWTAGNHEIDYLPKVGESIPFKPYTYRFPTPYQASLSTAPYWYSVKRASAYIIVMASYSAFGKYTPQYKWVMDELPKVNRTETPWLIVVMHCPMYSSYVHHYMEGESMRVLYEAYFVKYKVDVVFAGHVHAYERSERISNIAYNISNGVCVPVRDESAPVYVTIGDGGNLEGLVYEMTQPQPEYSAYREASFGHGIFDIKNRTHAYFGWHRNQDGYAVEADSFWLHNRVWRPIQEQPMVSSL from the exons ATGTTTGTGAAGTGGGTTTATGCTAATCAAGCTATTCTGCTATTAATTGTGGGTGTTTTCATAGTCTTAAATGGGTCAGAATTTTGTGAAGGAGGTCAAACAAGTAAATTTTCAAGAAAAAGTAATGATCTTTCACTTGATATGCCCTTAGATTGTGATGTCTTCCAAGTTCCTCCTGGTTATAATGCTCCTCAACAG GTTCATATAACACAAGGAGACCACATTGGTAAAGCTGTGATAGTCTCTTGGACAACTGAAGATGAGCCGGGATCAAACATTGTATGTTATTGGCCTGAAAACAGCACAGAAAAGAAAAGTTCGGAGGGAGTTGTACTTACTTACAACTATGTCAATTACACTTCTGGATACATTCACCACTGCACTATTTCTGGGCTAGAG TTTGATACAAAATATTACTATGAGGTTGGATCTGGCAATTCGTCAAGGCAGTTTTGGTTCCTAACACCCCCAGAATCTGGGCCCGATGTCCCTTACACTTTTGGTCTCATAG GGGACCTTGGTCAGACACATGACTCAAACAGGACACTTACACATTACGAGTTAAACCCAACGAAAGGCAAGGCACTTGTGTTTGTAGGAGACTTATCTTATGCAGACAACTACCCATACAATGACAATGCAAGGTGGGATACCTGGGCAAGATTTGTTGAAAGAAATGCTGCTTATCAGCCATGGATCTGGACTGCTGGAAATCATGAAATTGATTATCTACCAAAAGTG GGTGAAAGTATACCCTTCAAGCCATATACATATCGATTTCCAACCCCATATCAAGCATCTCTCAGTACTGCTCCCTATTGGTACTCGGTCAAAAGAGCTTCAGCCTATATCATTGTCATGGCTTCCTACTCAGCTTTTG GGAAGTACACACCTCAATACAAATGGGTGATGGATGAGTTGCCTAAGGTAAACAGGACGGAAACCCCTTGGCTGATAGTTGTAATGCATTGCCCAATGTATAGTAGTTATGTCCATCATTACATGGAGGGAGAAAGCATGAGAGTATTGTATGAAGCATACTTTGTCAAATACAAGGTTGATGTCGTGTTTGCTGGTCATGTCCATGCCTACGAGAGATCA GAACGTATATCTAACATAGCATATAACATCAGTAATGGTGTATGTGTTCCTGTGAGAGACGAGTCAGCTCCAGTTTACGTAACTATTGGAGACGGAGGGAATCTTGAAGGGTTGGTTTACGA AATGACCCAACCACAGCCAGAGTACTCTGCTTATCGTGAAGCAAGCTTTGGTCATGGCATTTTCGACATCAAGAACAGAACACACGCGTATTTTGGTTGGCACCGTAATCAAGATGGATATGCTGTGGAAGCAGATTCTTTTTGGCTTCACAACCGAGTCTGGCGTCCTATACAAGAACAACCTATGGTTTCTTCATTGTAA
- the LOC110801405 gene encoding protein WALLS ARE THIN 1, with product MGDNGGGESKRMWCWMPEKFQLHAAMLALQFGYAGFHVVSRAALNMGVSKLVFPVYRNVIALLLLLPFAYFLEKKERPAITFSFMVQFFLLALIGITANQGFYLLGLDNTSPTFASAVQNSVPALTFLMAALLRIEKVRLDRKDGIAKVVGTACCVAGATIITLYQGPVIYTPTKQLQDSTPMLLSLGDANGKSWTLGCIFLIGHCLSWSGWLVLQAPVLKKYPARLSVTSYTCFFGLIQFMVIAAIFERDFDAWKFHSGGEVFTIMYAGVVASGIAFAVQIWCIDRGGPVFVAVYQPVQTLVVAIVASIALGEQFYLGGILGAILIIAGLYQVLWGKSEEAKFNKAAIQSPAEHGNRTSTQAKSLIQPLLPPSENV from the exons ATGGGGGATAATGGTGGCGGTGAGTCAAAGAGGATGTGGTGTTGGATGCCTGAAAAGTTCCAGCTGCATGCTGCTATGCTGGCGTTGCAGTTTGGGTATGCTGGGTTTCATGTGGTTTCTAGAGCTGCACTAAATATGGGAGTAAGCAAGCTTGTCTTCCCTGTTTATAGGAATGTCATCGCTTTGCTTCTCCTCCTTCCTTTTGCCTACTTCCTTGAAAA GAAGGAGAGGCCTGCTATTACTTTTTCGTTCATGGTTCAGTTCTTCCTACTGGCACTTATCGG AATAACAGCAAACCAAGGATTCTACTTGCTGGGTTTGGACAATACTTCTCCCACCTTTGCCTCGGCTGTTCAGAATTCTGTCCCAGCTCTCACCTTCCTCATGGCTGCACTTCTCAG GATAGAAAAGGTTAGACTAGACAGAAAGGATGGTATTGCGAAGGTGGTAGGAACAGCATGCTGTGTAGCAGGGGCCACAATTATAACATTATACCAAGGCCCAGTGATATACACCCCCACCAAACAATTACAAGACTCCACGCCGATGCTTCTTTCATTAGGAGATGCAAACGGAAAGAGCTGGACATTAGGCTGCATCTTCCTCATTGGACACTGCCTTTCATGGTCTGGTTGGCTTGTTTTGCAGGCACCCGTTCTCAAAAAGTATCCAGCTCGACTCTCAGTCACCTCCTACACTTGCTTCTTTGGTTTGATACAGTTTATGGTTATTGCTGCTATTTTTGAGAGGGACTTTGACGCTTGGAAGTTTCATTCAGGTGGTGAAGTTTTCACTATCATGTATGCG GGAGTGGTAGCATCAGGGATTGCTTTCGCAGTGCAGATATGGTGCATTGATAGGGGAGGCCCAGTGTTTGTAGCAGTTTATCAACCTGTTCAAACTTTGGTTGTCGCTATTGTGGCCTCCATTGCTTTGGGAGAGCAATTCTACTTGGGAGG GATCCTTGGGGCAATATTGATCATAGCGGGATTATACCAAGTGTTGTGGGGTAAGAGTGAGGAGGCAAAGTTCAACAAGGCTGCAATTCAGTCTCCAGCAGAACACGGAAACAGAACATCAACCCAAGCAAAGTCCCTTATCCAACCACTCCTTCCCCCATCAGAAAACGTTTAG
- the LOC110801403 gene encoding purple acid phosphatase 2 isoform X1: protein MFVKWVYANQAILLLIVGVFIVLNGSEFCEGGQTSKFSRKSNDLSLDMPLDCDVFQVPPGYNAPQQVHITQGDHIGKAVIVSWTTEDEPGSNIVCYWPENSTEKKSSEGVVLTYNYVNYTSGYIHHCTISGLEFDTKYYYEVGSGNSSRQFWFLTPPESGPDVPYTFGLIGDLGQTHDSNRTLTHYELNPTKGKALVFVGDLSYADNYPYNDNARWDTWARFVERNAAYQPWIWTAGNHEIDYLPKVGESIPFKPYTYRFPTPYQASLSTAPYWYSVKRASAYIIVMASYSAFVYGAGKYTPQYKWVMDELPKVNRTETPWLIVVMHCPMYSSYVHHYMEGESMRVLYEAYFVKYKVDVVFAGHVHAYERSERISNIAYNISNGVCVPVRDESAPVYVTIGDGGNLEGLVYEMTQPQPEYSAYREASFGHGIFDIKNRTHAYFGWHRNQDGYAVEADSFWLHNRVWRPIQEQPMVSSL, encoded by the exons ATGTTTGTGAAGTGGGTTTATGCTAATCAAGCTATTCTGCTATTAATTGTGGGTGTTTTCATAGTCTTAAATGGGTCAGAATTTTGTGAAGGAGGTCAAACAAGTAAATTTTCAAGAAAAAGTAATGATCTTTCACTTGATATGCCCTTAGATTGTGATGTCTTCCAAGTTCCTCCTGGTTATAATGCTCCTCAACAG GTTCATATAACACAAGGAGACCACATTGGTAAAGCTGTGATAGTCTCTTGGACAACTGAAGATGAGCCGGGATCAAACATTGTATGTTATTGGCCTGAAAACAGCACAGAAAAGAAAAGTTCGGAGGGAGTTGTACTTACTTACAACTATGTCAATTACACTTCTGGATACATTCACCACTGCACTATTTCTGGGCTAGAG TTTGATACAAAATATTACTATGAGGTTGGATCTGGCAATTCGTCAAGGCAGTTTTGGTTCCTAACACCCCCAGAATCTGGGCCCGATGTCCCTTACACTTTTGGTCTCATAG GGGACCTTGGTCAGACACATGACTCAAACAGGACACTTACACATTACGAGTTAAACCCAACGAAAGGCAAGGCACTTGTGTTTGTAGGAGACTTATCTTATGCAGACAACTACCCATACAATGACAATGCAAGGTGGGATACCTGGGCAAGATTTGTTGAAAGAAATGCTGCTTATCAGCCATGGATCTGGACTGCTGGAAATCATGAAATTGATTATCTACCAAAAGTG GGTGAAAGTATACCCTTCAAGCCATATACATATCGATTTCCAACCCCATATCAAGCATCTCTCAGTACTGCTCCCTATTGGTACTCGGTCAAAAGAGCTTCAGCCTATATCATTGTCATGGCTTCCTACTCAGCTTTTG TATATGGTGCAGGGAAGTACACACCTCAATACAAATGGGTGATGGATGAGTTGCCTAAGGTAAACAGGACGGAAACCCCTTGGCTGATAGTTGTAATGCATTGCCCAATGTATAGTAGTTATGTCCATCATTACATGGAGGGAGAAAGCATGAGAGTATTGTATGAAGCATACTTTGTCAAATACAAGGTTGATGTCGTGTTTGCTGGTCATGTCCATGCCTACGAGAGATCA GAACGTATATCTAACATAGCATATAACATCAGTAATGGTGTATGTGTTCCTGTGAGAGACGAGTCAGCTCCAGTTTACGTAACTATTGGAGACGGAGGGAATCTTGAAGGGTTGGTTTACGA AATGACCCAACCACAGCCAGAGTACTCTGCTTATCGTGAAGCAAGCTTTGGTCATGGCATTTTCGACATCAAGAACAGAACACACGCGTATTTTGGTTGGCACCGTAATCAAGATGGATATGCTGTGGAAGCAGATTCTTTTTGGCTTCACAACCGAGTCTGGCGTCCTATACAAGAACAACCTATGGTTTCTTCATTGTAA
- the LOC110801404 gene encoding uncharacterized protein isoform X2: protein MSFRFLLIPNKSSNTQIGENLTNYGVNEDEYFGDTAVCLITPTFQHTAKVASLAGGFVKHSLVEISLYCCDLCSRSLSQAGQLSAQGHIARMLIPEAEPRLRFNFCIYEAVKHDPWMQE, encoded by the exons ATG TCTTTCAGATTTCTTCTCATACCCAATAAGAGTTCTAATACCCAGATAGGGGAGAACTTAACTAACTACGGAGTCAATGAAGATGAATATTTTGGGGATACAGCAGTATGCCTCATCACTCCGACCTTTCAACATACGGCAAAGGTTGCTTCCCTAGCTGGAGGTTTTGTGAAACACTCGCTTGTTGAG ATTTCTTTGTATTGCTGTGATCTCTGCTCGAGGAGCTTATCTCAAGCTGGCCAATTATCTGCACAAGGTCATATTGCAAGAATGCTAATACCAGAAGCTGAACCAAGACTAAGATTTAACTTCTGTATATACGAGGCAGTGAAACATGATCCTTGGATGCAAGAGTGA
- the LOC110801404 gene encoding uncharacterized protein isoform X1 produces the protein MSFRFLLIPNKSSNTQIGENLTNYGVNEDEYFGDTAVCLITPTFQHTAKVASLAGGFVKHSLVEEFQISLYCCDLCSRSLSQAGQLSAQGHIARMLIPEAEPRLRFNFCIYEAVKHDPWMQE, from the exons ATG TCTTTCAGATTTCTTCTCATACCCAATAAGAGTTCTAATACCCAGATAGGGGAGAACTTAACTAACTACGGAGTCAATGAAGATGAATATTTTGGGGATACAGCAGTATGCCTCATCACTCCGACCTTTCAACATACGGCAAAGGTTGCTTCCCTAGCTGGAGGTTTTGTGAAACACTCGCTTGTTGAG GAATTCCAGATTTCTTTGTATTGCTGTGATCTCTGCTCGAGGAGCTTATCTCAAGCTGGCCAATTATCTGCACAAGGTCATATTGCAAGAATGCTAATACCAGAAGCTGAACCAAGACTAAGATTTAACTTCTGTATATACGAGGCAGTGAAACATGATCCTTGGATGCAAGAGTGA